A region from the Kryptolebias marmoratus isolate JLee-2015 linkage group LG9, ASM164957v2, whole genome shotgun sequence genome encodes:
- the zdhhc24 gene encoding probable palmitoyltransferase ZDHHC24 has translation MTSFASAVLCRAEKVCVHLPVLLNTFLVFSITGEVSYLVLVEAPLEAEQKRTEWSAWWKTVHLLGQYFMLGNICWNALLFLKTNPSIKGVFLGGDSLGQGWRYCYTCETHTPPRCSHCFDCKVCVLRRDHHCVFFGQCVGFRNYRYFLSCLLFMWSGLLYAVVMNAEVFIVILKEGVTFHSVMLLLIPWIMLVSGQISARAFAFAFIADSCVVGFLLVSAFFFFHVFLLFRGQTTREWYSSRRPYSLGVLGNLRHTLGLRWYLCWLSPLIPSLLPGDGMNFRVTGSLEPSK, from the exons ATGACGAGTTTCGCCAGCGCGGTGCTCTGCAGAGCCGAGAAGGTTTGCGTGCACCTGCCCGTGCTCCTCAACACCTTCCTGGTTTTCTCCATCACCGGGGAGGTGAGCTACCTGGTGCTGGTGGAGGCGCCTCTGGAGGCGGAGCAGAAGAGGACGGAGTGGTCCGCCTGGTGGAAGACGGTGCACCTGCTGGGCCAGTACTTCATGCTGGGGAACATCTGCTGGAACGCCCTGCTCTTCTTGAAGACGAACCCCAGCATCAAGGGGGTGTTCTTGGGAGGAGATAGCCTGGGGCAGGGGTGGAG GTACTGTTATACGTGCGAGACACACACCCCACCGCGCTGCTCCCACTGCTTCGACTGTAAGGTGTGCGTGCTGCGGCGGGACCACCACTGCGTCTTTTTCGGCCAGTGCGTGGGCTTCCGCAACTACCGCTACTTCCTGAGCTGCTTGTTGTTCATGTGGTCGGGGCTCCTGTACGCCGTGGTGATGAACGCGGAGGTCTTCATCGTCATACTGAAGGAGGGGGTGACGTTTCACAGCGTGATGCTGCTGCTCATACCCTGGATCATGCTGGTTTCGG GCCAAATCTCAGCGCGCGCCTTCGCCTTCGCCTTCATCGCCGACTCGTGCGTGGTGGGTTTCCTGCTGGTGTccgccttcttcttcttccacgTCTTCCTGCTGTTCCGCGGTCAGACCACGAGGGAGTGGTACTCGTCTCGCCGCCCCTACAGCCTGGGAGTCCTCGGTAACCTGCGTCACACGCTGGGCCTCCGCTGGTACCTCTGCTGGCTCTCGCCGCTCATCCCGTCCCTGCTGCCTGGAGACGGGATGAACTTCCGGGTCACGGGGTCGCTGGAGCCCAGCAAGTAA
- the LOC108246667 gene encoding protein IWS1 homolog isoform X1, with translation MCGLAACICSLPPPEAWPLIPDNLFIQRKLAVMAAPAENSLSLGHRTEYGENTFTKRHHRVKRSGATQLRRRLQDLRDRERRAQEHNRELLQQFERAQDTLREMLVRSAAMKTIRMEYERYLEESSPRWQQQLRQKTQAAQKKRMEDCLRTYLKTEDQVLASTVDRPLFKRGHRLCSKLCCIFVLEKAIFLLYIYARFYPSHLSLFAGPSTGPQKSIAPQVCSAPKESDYDQENSSHHPHPPSSLLTPAGRFPGFLGAFHQPYDPFLLPPPSFSLPRSFLPHHLASTPSHHHHQHQRSGQDGADGDPAEEPPASRAPPIAEEHVETSAAPSSNGEKGGRHGSCPSPDLDFKPVRLSSSESDGGPSLASGGKTKRRERRGRRQHSSSSQKSSRTSSENVTASFSPPAQSSDRIASSEEASTSVPVRPPQSEKGDEEEESKRTHQEEGSSNEESPSKKVGNQSHADKSESCGEEQESGRNAVKTDTGAEEETDHQEGSGSEQSSSEEKDEGDKLEKPGPGDQEGTENSRRSEERGSDVEEDDDDAKVRMEHQGEDEEQPNMLKNKDTEIQKQGSVSSQDEDEDGTELDEEESHEEDEEEESEDSEDIIISPQEKRQIQVISEVDEDEEENKSQSSNENSNDEDIENLLAPPEQTEEKYLKADRKPEVVCHNMDVFQIVEKSKTDDKSDSESDHFYD, from the exons ATGTGTGGATTGGCAGCGTGCATCTGTTCCCTCCCCCCTCCTGAAGCGTGGCCTTTAATCCCTGATAATCTCTTCATCCAAAGAAAGCTGGCAGTCATGGCTGCACCGGCAGAGAATTCACTGTCTCTTGGGCATCGGACCGAATACGGGGAGAATACGTTCACAAAACGACACCACAGAGTAAAGAGGAG TGGAGCGACGCAGCTTCGGCGGCGCCTGCAGGACCTGAGGGACAGAGAGCGCCGAGCTCAAGAGCACAacagagagctgctgcagcagttcGAGAGAGCCCAGGATACTCTGAGGGAGATGCTGGTCCGCAGCGCCGCCATGAAAACCATCAGG ATGGAGTACGAGAGGTACCTGGAGGAGAGCTCCCCCCGCTGGCAGCAGCAACTCCGACAGAAAACACAGGCTGCTCAGAAGAAG AGGATGGAAGACTGTCTGAGGACTTATCTAAAGACAGAAGACCAGGTGCTGGCATCTACAGTGGACAGACCTTTGTTTAAACGAGGTCACCGCCTCTGCAGCAagctttgttgcatttttgttttagaaaaggcAATTTTTCTACTTTATATATATGCACGTTTTTACCCGAGCCATCTATCCTTATTTGCAGGTCCTTCAACAGGGCCTCAGAAATCCATTGCTCCTCAGGTGTGTTCTGCTCCAAAAGAGTCAGATTATGACCAAGAGAATTCCTCCCATCATCCCCACCCTCCGTCCTCCTTGTTGACCCCTGCGGGCAGATTTCCAGGTTTCCTCGGAGCATTTCATCAGCCCTATGATCCATTTCTCCTCCCTCCGCCCAGCTTCTCGCTCCCTCGCTCGTTTCTGCCCCATCACCTCGCCTCCACACccagtcatcatcatcatcagcatcagCGCTCCGGGCAGGATGGCGCAGACGGGGATCCTGCTGAAGAACCTCCTGCATCGAGGGCCCCGCCAATCGCAGAGGAGCACGTGGAGACGAGCGCAGCGCCAAGCTCAAACGGGGAGAAAGGTGGCAGGCACGGGAGCTGTCCGTCTCCTGATTTGGACTTTAAACCAG TTCGTCTGTCCAGCAGTGAGAGTGACGGAGGTCCAAGTCTGGCCAGCGGAGGGAAGacgaagaggagggagaggagaggaagaaggcAGCATTCATCCTCATCTCAAAA GTCGTCCAGGACTTCCAGTGAAAATGTCACTGCCTCGTTTTCCCCACCAGCACAAAGCTCAGACAGAATCGCCTCCTCTGAGGAAGCCAGCACCAGCGTTCCTGTCCGTCCCCCTCAGTCTGAGAAAGgagacgaggaagaggagagcaAGCGCACTCACCAGGAAGAAGGTAGCTCAAACGAAGAGTCTCCGAGCAAAAAGGTCGGGAACCAAAGTCACGCCGACAAATCAGAAAGCTGTGGTGAAGAACAGGAATCGGGAAGGAACGCCGTAAAAACAGACACCggagctgaggaggaaacgGATCATCAGGAGGGCAGCGGCTCAGAGCAAAGCAGCAGCGAGGAAAAGGACGAAGGAGACAAACTGGAAAAGCCAGGACCCGGAGATCAAGAAGGAACAGAGAACAGCCGGAGAAGTGAGGAACGAGGCAGTGATGTGGAGGAAGATGACGATGATGCCAAGGTTAGGATGGAGCACCAGggagaggatgaagagcagCCAAACATGTTGAAGAACAAAGACACTGAGATACAAAAGCAAGGATCTGTCTCCTCACAGGACGAAGATGAGGATGGGACAGAACTGGACGAGGAGGAGTCACATGAAgaagacgaggaagaggagagtgAAGATTCAGAGGACATTATTATCTCCCCACAGGAGAAAAG gcaGATCCAGGTCATTTCTGAAGTagatgaagacgaggaggagaaTAAAAGCCAGTCATCAAATGAAAACTCGAATGATGAAGATATTGAGAATCTCCTCGCACCTCCGGAGCAAACAGA
- the LOC108246667 gene encoding glutamic acid-rich protein isoform X2 produces MAAPAENSLSLGHRTEYGENTFTKRHHRVKRSGATQLRRRLQDLRDRERRAQEHNRELLQQFERAQDTLREMLVRSAAMKTIRMEYERYLEESSPRWQQQLRQKTQAAQKKRMEDCLRTYLKTEDQVLASTVDRPLFKRGPSTGPQKSIAPQVCSAPKESDYDQENSSHHPHPPSSLLTPAGRFPGFLGAFHQPYDPFLLPPPSFSLPRSFLPHHLASTPSHHHHQHQRSGQDGADGDPAEEPPASRAPPIAEEHVETSAAPSSNGEKGGRHGSCPSPDLDFKPVRLSSSESDGGPSLASGGKTKRRERRGRRQHSSSSQKSSRTSSENVTASFSPPAQSSDRIASSEEASTSVPVRPPQSEKGDEEEESKRTHQEEGSSNEESPSKKVGNQSHADKSESCGEEQESGRNAVKTDTGAEEETDHQEGSGSEQSSSEEKDEGDKLEKPGPGDQEGTENSRRSEERGSDVEEDDDDAKVRMEHQGEDEEQPNMLKNKDTEIQKQGSVSSQDEDEDGTELDEEESHEEDEEEESEDSEDIIISPQEKRQIQVISEVDEDEEENKSQSSNENSNDEDIENLLAPPEQTEEKYLKADRKPEVVCHNMDVFQIVEKSKTDDKSDSESDHFYD; encoded by the exons ATGGCTGCACCGGCAGAGAATTCACTGTCTCTTGGGCATCGGACCGAATACGGGGAGAATACGTTCACAAAACGACACCACAGAGTAAAGAGGAG TGGAGCGACGCAGCTTCGGCGGCGCCTGCAGGACCTGAGGGACAGAGAGCGCCGAGCTCAAGAGCACAacagagagctgctgcagcagttcGAGAGAGCCCAGGATACTCTGAGGGAGATGCTGGTCCGCAGCGCCGCCATGAAAACCATCAGG ATGGAGTACGAGAGGTACCTGGAGGAGAGCTCCCCCCGCTGGCAGCAGCAACTCCGACAGAAAACACAGGCTGCTCAGAAGAAG AGGATGGAAGACTGTCTGAGGACTTATCTAAAGACAGAAGACCAGGTGCTGGCATCTACAGTGGACAGACCTTTGTTTAAACGAG GTCCTTCAACAGGGCCTCAGAAATCCATTGCTCCTCAGGTGTGTTCTGCTCCAAAAGAGTCAGATTATGACCAAGAGAATTCCTCCCATCATCCCCACCCTCCGTCCTCCTTGTTGACCCCTGCGGGCAGATTTCCAGGTTTCCTCGGAGCATTTCATCAGCCCTATGATCCATTTCTCCTCCCTCCGCCCAGCTTCTCGCTCCCTCGCTCGTTTCTGCCCCATCACCTCGCCTCCACACccagtcatcatcatcatcagcatcagCGCTCCGGGCAGGATGGCGCAGACGGGGATCCTGCTGAAGAACCTCCTGCATCGAGGGCCCCGCCAATCGCAGAGGAGCACGTGGAGACGAGCGCAGCGCCAAGCTCAAACGGGGAGAAAGGTGGCAGGCACGGGAGCTGTCCGTCTCCTGATTTGGACTTTAAACCAG TTCGTCTGTCCAGCAGTGAGAGTGACGGAGGTCCAAGTCTGGCCAGCGGAGGGAAGacgaagaggagggagaggagaggaagaaggcAGCATTCATCCTCATCTCAAAA GTCGTCCAGGACTTCCAGTGAAAATGTCACTGCCTCGTTTTCCCCACCAGCACAAAGCTCAGACAGAATCGCCTCCTCTGAGGAAGCCAGCACCAGCGTTCCTGTCCGTCCCCCTCAGTCTGAGAAAGgagacgaggaagaggagagcaAGCGCACTCACCAGGAAGAAGGTAGCTCAAACGAAGAGTCTCCGAGCAAAAAGGTCGGGAACCAAAGTCACGCCGACAAATCAGAAAGCTGTGGTGAAGAACAGGAATCGGGAAGGAACGCCGTAAAAACAGACACCggagctgaggaggaaacgGATCATCAGGAGGGCAGCGGCTCAGAGCAAAGCAGCAGCGAGGAAAAGGACGAAGGAGACAAACTGGAAAAGCCAGGACCCGGAGATCAAGAAGGAACAGAGAACAGCCGGAGAAGTGAGGAACGAGGCAGTGATGTGGAGGAAGATGACGATGATGCCAAGGTTAGGATGGAGCACCAGggagaggatgaagagcagCCAAACATGTTGAAGAACAAAGACACTGAGATACAAAAGCAAGGATCTGTCTCCTCACAGGACGAAGATGAGGATGGGACAGAACTGGACGAGGAGGAGTCACATGAAgaagacgaggaagaggagagtgAAGATTCAGAGGACATTATTATCTCCCCACAGGAGAAAAG gcaGATCCAGGTCATTTCTGAAGTagatgaagacgaggaggagaaTAAAAGCCAGTCATCAAATGAAAACTCGAATGATGAAGATATTGAGAATCTCCTCGCACCTCCGGAGCAAACAGA